A genome region from Paenibacillus pabuli includes the following:
- the amaP gene encoding alkaline shock response membrane anchor protein AmaP — protein MAKILDRLLLFIYSISVGAISAVVILLISGVLPYELNYQQEQNVIVAAVVAAAILFILSLRFFYISVRRGRASLPSVDQRTEYGDVQISMETIENLCLKATSRFRGVRDVKARIRVVESGLEIMIRAVVDGETPIPTLTSDLQKAIHDHVHEITGIPVSNVTVYVANVTQSPNYKSRVE, from the coding sequence GTGGCGAAAATACTGGATCGGCTTCTGTTGTTTATATACAGCATAAGCGTTGGAGCAATATCGGCAGTTGTGATTCTACTCATTAGTGGAGTGCTGCCTTACGAATTGAATTACCAGCAGGAACAGAACGTCATTGTTGCAGCCGTTGTTGCAGCTGCGATCTTGTTTATCCTGAGTTTGCGCTTTTTTTACATCTCGGTCCGGCGTGGACGGGCTTCGTTGCCATCTGTAGATCAGCGTACGGAATACGGTGATGTGCAGATCTCAATGGAGACCATTGAAAATCTCTGCCTGAAAGCGACTTCCCGTTTCCGGGGAGTACGTGATGTTAAGGCACGTATTCGTGTAGTTGAATCGGGATTGGAGATTATGATCCGTGCAGTGGTGGATGGCGAGACGCCAATTCCAACGCTGACTTCGGATTTGCAAAAGGCCATACATGATCATGTACACGAGATTACGGGTATCCCGGTTTCGAATGTTACCGTGTATGTTGCCAATGTTACCCAGTCGCCTAACTACAAGAGTCGAGTGGAATGA
- a CDS encoding DUF2273 domain-containing protein, with product MLWREIWDSHRGRITGIVGGIFFGFLYLFTGFWDMLFFALLVFIGYTLGRRSDSKLGLLIPWREWGQWLGERWRLFK from the coding sequence ATGCTGTGGAGAGAGATTTGGGATAGTCACAGAGGCCGGATAACCGGAATTGTGGGCGGCATCTTTTTTGGATTTCTTTATTTGTTTACCGGGTTTTGGGATATGTTGTTCTTTGCACTCTTGGTGTTCATCGGTTATACATTAGGTAGACGAAGCGATTCGAAGCTGGGCTTGCTCATTCCCTGGAGGGAATGGGGGCAATGGCTTGGAGAGCGCTGGCGTCTGTTTAAGTGA
- the nusB gene encoding transcription antitermination factor NusB — translation MKRRLAREIAVQSLYQMEMNEVGAAEAVNMLINEAAEENETEVVIHDADVMRSYVTEIVQGAWNHKEAIDGLLVDYLKGWQISRLSRVDRQILRLATYEMVFRDDVPAKVSVNEAIELSKHFGTDESGKFVNGVLGRMIQEVGTLKEKMS, via the coding sequence ATGAAAAGACGTTTGGCAAGGGAAATTGCAGTACAAAGTCTGTATCAGATGGAAATGAATGAAGTGGGTGCAGCGGAAGCCGTAAATATGCTAATTAACGAAGCTGCCGAGGAAAATGAAACGGAAGTGGTTATCCACGATGCAGATGTAATGCGCAGTTATGTCACTGAAATTGTTCAAGGAGCATGGAATCACAAGGAAGCCATTGACGGATTGCTGGTGGATTATCTCAAGGGCTGGCAAATTAGTCGTCTGTCTCGTGTAGACCGGCAGATCTTGCGGCTGGCAACTTATGAAATGGTATTTCGCGATGATGTTCCGGCCAAAGTATCGGTCAACGAAGCGATTGAACTGTCCAAACATTTCGGTACAGATGAATCCGGTAAGTTCGTTAACGGTGTACTTGGACGCATGATCCAGGAAGTTGGCACACTCAAAGAGAAAATGTCCTAA
- the folD gene encoding bifunctional methylenetetrahydrofolate dehydrogenase/methenyltetrahydrofolate cyclohydrolase FolD translates to MTASIINGKEVSQEIRAGITEEVKQLSEQGVVPGLAVVLVGEDPASQVYVRNKEKACHDLGFYSEVHRLDAGTSQEDLLALVDKLNNQKSINGILVQLPLPKHIEEKAVIDAIAVEKDVDGFHPVNVGNLVIGDDSLLPCTPAGVIELIKRTGLEMSGKHAVVIGRSNIVGKPVSLLLQRENATVTMCHSRTANMKEIARQADILVVAIGRANFVDADYVKPGAVVIDVGMNRLDNGKLAGDVDFESVKEVSGPITPVPGGVGPMTITMLMQNTLIAAKRAHGLV, encoded by the coding sequence ATGACAGCATCTATTATTAACGGTAAAGAAGTGTCCCAGGAGATCCGCGCAGGCATAACTGAAGAAGTAAAGCAGCTTAGCGAACAGGGGGTAGTGCCTGGTCTGGCTGTTGTGCTCGTCGGGGAAGATCCGGCATCCCAAGTATATGTGCGGAATAAGGAAAAAGCTTGCCACGATCTCGGTTTTTACTCCGAAGTACATCGTCTGGATGCCGGTACGTCCCAAGAGGACTTGCTGGCTCTGGTGGACAAGCTGAACAATCAGAAATCGATCAACGGTATTCTCGTTCAGCTTCCATTACCGAAGCATATAGAGGAAAAAGCTGTTATTGATGCAATTGCCGTCGAGAAAGATGTGGACGGTTTCCATCCGGTCAATGTGGGTAATCTGGTGATCGGTGATGACAGCTTGCTGCCATGTACTCCTGCTGGAGTGATTGAATTGATCAAGCGGACAGGTCTGGAAATGTCGGGTAAGCATGCTGTCGTCATCGGACGCAGCAATATTGTCGGCAAACCGGTATCTTTGCTGCTTCAACGTGAGAATGCAACTGTAACAATGTGTCATTCACGTACGGCAAACATGAAAGAAATTGCACGCCAAGCGGACATATTGGTTGTGGCGATCGGTCGTGCAAACTTCGTGGATGCCGATTATGTGAAACCGGGTGCGGTGGTCATCGATGTTGGGATGAACCGTTTGGACAATGGCAAATTGGCTGGAGATGTGGATTTTGAGAGTGTGAAGGAAGTTTCCGGTCCCATTACACCAGTTCCGGGTGGCGTTGGTCCCATGACGATCACCATGCTGATGCAAAATACACTGATCGCTGCCAAACGCGCTCACGGATTGGTCTAG
- the xseA gene encoding exodeoxyribonuclease VII large subunit gives MAERQIYSIKDLNRYIRMKLESDQVLSDVWLRGEISNFTHHSSGHMYFTLKDKDSRIKAIMFASHNQRLPFVPKEGARVIARGNVSVYERDGQYQFYATQMQPDGIGSLYLAYEQLKKKLEDEGLFSSSRKRAIPRYPKTIGVVTSPTGAAVRDIMITLQRRYPSAKVLLYPVLVQGKGAAPSIVKAIRNLNLLGEADVLIVGRGGGSLEELWAFNEEMVARAIVDSNIPVISAVGHETDFTIADFAADLRAATPTAAAELAVPNRAELLDQIALRQRQLQHSLRQRAVHNRERLARLQRSPVLVHPRRTLMQHTERLDMLHQRLLRTVDTRMKWTAEKQERLRAALQRFNPREQVNTAQRENAAARRQLELAMRSIVRSKQQQWKSSVRHLDALSPLKVMSRGYSLVYDEQEQRLIKSLKEVQPGDSIKIKLTDGQLDCQVWGMKEDDNIHGE, from the coding sequence GTGGCAGAGCGGCAGATCTACTCCATCAAAGACCTGAATCGGTATATCCGAATGAAATTGGAATCCGATCAGGTCCTGTCGGACGTCTGGCTGCGTGGAGAGATATCCAACTTCACACATCACTCCAGCGGCCATATGTATTTTACATTGAAGGATAAGGACAGCCGGATCAAGGCTATTATGTTTGCGTCCCATAATCAGCGATTGCCCTTTGTGCCAAAGGAGGGTGCAAGGGTTATTGCTCGTGGTAATGTATCGGTTTATGAGCGGGACGGTCAATATCAATTTTACGCCACACAGATGCAGCCTGACGGTATCGGAAGCCTTTATCTGGCCTATGAGCAACTGAAAAAGAAGCTTGAGGATGAGGGGTTATTCTCTTCGTCCAGGAAGCGGGCTATTCCAAGGTATCCTAAAACGATCGGTGTAGTTACATCTCCTACAGGAGCTGCTGTACGGGATATCATGATTACATTGCAGCGCAGATACCCTTCTGCCAAAGTACTTCTGTATCCTGTGTTAGTTCAGGGTAAGGGCGCTGCACCTTCGATCGTAAAAGCCATTCGCAACCTGAACCTCCTTGGAGAAGCTGACGTGCTGATTGTAGGCCGAGGCGGGGGATCACTGGAAGAGCTGTGGGCTTTCAATGAAGAGATGGTCGCAAGAGCCATCGTTGATTCAAATATCCCTGTCATCTCTGCAGTCGGACACGAAACCGATTTTACCATTGCAGACTTTGCTGCAGACCTGCGGGCTGCGACGCCTACAGCGGCTGCTGAACTGGCTGTGCCAAACCGTGCAGAGCTGCTTGACCAGATCGCGCTAAGACAGCGTCAGCTCCAGCACAGTCTGCGTCAACGTGCTGTACATAACCGGGAACGACTTGCAAGATTACAGCGTTCGCCGGTACTCGTTCATCCAAGGCGGACATTGATGCAGCACACAGAGCGTTTGGACATGCTGCATCAGCGGCTTTTGAGGACTGTGGATACACGAATGAAATGGACCGCAGAGAAACAGGAGCGTCTTCGTGCTGCTCTGCAGCGGTTCAATCCACGCGAACAGGTAAATACGGCTCAACGAGAAAATGCCGCAGCACGGCGTCAGCTTGAACTTGCGATGAGGTCTATCGTCAGATCGAAGCAGCAGCAATGGAAATCTTCCGTGCGCCATCTCGATGCTCTGAGCCCGCTTAAAGTCATGTCTCGTGGATATAGTTTGGTGTATGACGAGCAGGAGCAAAGACTGATCAAATCCTTGAAGGAAGTGCAGCCTGGGGATTCAATCAAGATTAAATTAACAGACGGACAGCTGGACTGTCAGGTTTGGGGAATGAAGGAGGATGACAACATCCATGGCGAATGA
- the xseB gene encoding exodeoxyribonuclease VII small subunit, translated as MANEPELNFEEAMAALEDIVAQLEHGDVPLEQAIDLFQRGMQLSQLCGLKLEQVERKIEMIVEEDGELRKKPFGASEVENGEGNE; from the coding sequence ATGGCGAATGAACCGGAACTGAATTTTGAAGAGGCAATGGCGGCACTTGAAGATATCGTAGCTCAGCTAGAACACGGGGACGTACCCTTAGAACAGGCCATTGATCTGTTCCAGCGAGGCATGCAACTTTCACAGTTATGCGGGCTCAAGTTGGAACAAGTGGAACGCAAGATTGAAATGATCGTAGAAGAAGATGGGGAACTTCGCAAGAAGCCGTTCGGAGCTTCGGAAGTTGAGAACGGTGAAGGCAATGAGTAG
- a CDS encoding polyprenyl synthetase family protein: protein MSSRLSFEQYLQQTTDQVTEALKEILPVHWDVPQSLRDAMQYSLMAGGKRLRPLLVVAAAEALGAQREAALPVACAVEMVHTYSLIHDDLPAMDNDDYRRGKLTNHKVYGEATAILAGDALLTHAFYCVVQAGRKNGVPAEALLSIVEDLSELAGARGMVGGQVADMEGEQGLTDLEQLQYIHLHKTGDLIVFSLLAGARIGGATEGQLDALRVFGRDLGLAFQIQDDILDLTGDEQKMGKKTQSDVHQQKVTYPFFIGMEASQEQVKSLTKSAKEALGRAELSDSSRLMEIADYLMRRDH, encoded by the coding sequence ATGAGTAGTCGTCTTTCCTTTGAACAGTATCTTCAACAGACAACAGATCAGGTTACGGAAGCATTAAAAGAGATTCTCCCAGTGCACTGGGATGTGCCTCAGTCCCTGCGTGATGCGATGCAGTATTCACTAATGGCCGGAGGCAAGCGCCTTCGCCCTCTTCTGGTCGTCGCTGCGGCGGAAGCCCTCGGAGCACAGCGTGAAGCTGCGCTTCCGGTAGCCTGCGCCGTGGAAATGGTACACACCTATTCTCTTATCCACGATGACCTGCCTGCAATGGATAATGATGACTATCGTCGGGGAAAATTAACGAATCACAAGGTTTATGGGGAAGCAACCGCTATTCTTGCAGGGGATGCTTTGTTGACTCATGCCTTTTATTGTGTGGTGCAAGCAGGCCGCAAGAACGGTGTGCCGGCGGAAGCTTTGCTTTCCATTGTGGAGGATCTTTCCGAACTGGCTGGTGCCCGCGGCATGGTTGGCGGACAAGTGGCCGATATGGAAGGGGAGCAAGGGTTAACCGATCTGGAACAGCTGCAATACATCCATCTGCATAAAACCGGTGACCTGATCGTATTTTCATTGCTGGCTGGTGCCCGTATCGGTGGTGCGACAGAAGGGCAGCTTGATGCTCTGCGTGTATTCGGACGTGATCTTGGCCTTGCTTTTCAGATTCAGGACGATATCCTGGATCTTACCGGGGATGAGCAAAAAATGGGCAAGAAAACCCAAAGTGATGTGCATCAGCAAAAGGTCACTTATCCATTCTTCATAGGTATGGAAGCTTCCCAAGAACAGGTGAAGTCCCTGACCAAATCTGCAAAAGAAGCCCTCGGCAGAGCAGAGTTGTCAGATTCTTCACGCTTGATGGAGATTGCTGATTATTTAATGCGCAGAGACCATTAG
- the dxs gene encoding 1-deoxy-D-xylulose-5-phosphate synthase, producing MLLPQIKQPSDLKSMSPDDLVLLSAEIRQFLIEKLSVTGGHLAPNLGVVELTVALHYCYNSPVDKMIYDVGHQAYVHKILTGRMDRFDTLRQHNGLCGFVKRNESEHDVWEAGHSSTSLSAAMGMALARDLKGEDNQVIAMIGDGALTGGMAFEALNHIGHEQKKLMVILNDNEMSIAPNVGAMHKYLSKIRSDRHYLKAKDDVEGMLKKIPAIGDRLAKSASWIKDSVKYMMVPGVLFEELGFTYLGPIDGHDIPKLIETFKQADNVEGPVLVHVLTTKGKGYQPAEADSHKWHGISPYKIESGQVLKAVGKPMYTEIFGQTLVELAKKDQRIVAVTPAMPTGSGLIPFSKEFPDRMIDVGIAEQHAATMCAALAMEGLKPIFAVYSTFMQRAYDQIVHDICRHNANVIFAIDRAGFVGPDGETHQGVYDVAFMRHIPNIVLMMPKDENELRHMMKTALDYNEGPIAYRYPRNNVVGVPMDEQLVPIPIGTWEQLRPSEGYAIIASGSMVQVAEEAAETVKKEGITAGVINARFLKPLDEQMLRDLAIRGTKLIVLEEASQAGSMGSAVLEFYAEQGLHDVHVHLMGIPDRFIEHGSINEQRAEVGLTVENVCVQLRSLAAQSSYGMSRTRFPS from the coding sequence GTGCTGCTTCCACAAATTAAACAACCCAGTGATCTAAAATCGATGTCTCCGGATGATCTTGTTTTATTGTCCGCAGAGATTCGGCAATTTCTGATTGAGAAATTGTCCGTAACGGGGGGGCATCTGGCACCGAATTTAGGCGTGGTTGAGCTCACGGTAGCCCTGCACTACTGCTATAACAGTCCGGTAGACAAAATGATTTACGATGTAGGGCATCAAGCGTATGTGCATAAAATTCTTACTGGACGCATGGACCGTTTTGATACGTTGCGTCAGCACAATGGATTGTGCGGTTTCGTCAAACGTAATGAGAGCGAGCATGATGTATGGGAGGCTGGACACAGCAGTACATCACTATCTGCAGCCATGGGTATGGCACTTGCACGTGATCTGAAGGGTGAAGATAATCAGGTCATCGCCATGATTGGCGATGGAGCTCTCACAGGTGGTATGGCCTTTGAGGCACTCAATCACATTGGTCATGAGCAGAAAAAACTGATGGTCATTCTGAATGATAATGAAATGTCCATTGCACCCAATGTTGGGGCGATGCATAAATATCTGAGCAAAATCCGCTCCGATCGCCATTATTTAAAAGCCAAGGATGATGTGGAAGGAATGCTCAAAAAGATTCCTGCCATTGGAGACCGTTTGGCCAAATCCGCGAGCTGGATCAAGGATAGCGTCAAATATATGATGGTTCCGGGTGTTTTGTTTGAAGAGCTCGGCTTCACTTATTTGGGACCCATCGATGGACATGATATTCCCAAATTAATTGAGACGTTCAAACAGGCGGATAACGTTGAAGGACCGGTTCTCGTTCATGTTCTGACAACCAAGGGCAAAGGATATCAGCCAGCTGAGGCAGACTCACACAAATGGCATGGTATCTCCCCGTATAAAATAGAATCCGGTCAGGTGCTCAAGGCAGTAGGCAAACCGATGTATACCGAAATATTTGGGCAGACACTGGTTGAACTCGCGAAGAAAGATCAACGTATTGTTGCTGTAACGCCTGCTATGCCGACAGGATCGGGGCTTATTCCATTCAGCAAAGAATTCCCGGACCGCATGATTGACGTAGGGATTGCAGAGCAGCATGCAGCAACCATGTGTGCAGCACTTGCCATGGAAGGCCTGAAGCCGATCTTTGCTGTATATTCGACGTTTATGCAGCGTGCTTATGACCAGATCGTGCATGATATTTGCCGCCATAACGCCAATGTGATCTTTGCCATTGACCGTGCGGGATTTGTAGGACCTGATGGTGAGACACACCAAGGTGTGTATGATGTGGCGTTTATGAGACATATCCCTAACATCGTACTTATGATGCCGAAGGATGAGAATGAACTGCGTCATATGATGAAAACGGCACTTGATTATAATGAAGGCCCTATCGCTTACCGGTACCCGCGAAACAATGTGGTAGGTGTTCCGATGGATGAGCAGCTCGTACCGATTCCAATTGGTACTTGGGAACAGCTGCGACCATCTGAAGGCTATGCGATCATCGCTTCGGGTTCCATGGTTCAAGTTGCTGAAGAAGCAGCAGAAACCGTGAAAAAGGAAGGTATTACAGCTGGGGTTATCAATGCTCGTTTCCTCAAGCCGCTGGATGAACAAATGCTCCGTGATCTTGCGATTCGTGGCACGAAACTGATTGTGCTTGAAGAAGCTTCACAAGCTGGCAGTATGGGCAGCGCAGTACTTGAATTTTATGCAGAGCAAGGTCTGCATGATGTACATGTTCATCTTATGGGCATTCCGGATCGCTTCATTGAACATGGCAGCATTAATGAGCAGCGGGCTGAGGTGGGGCTTACCGTGGAAAATGTATGTGTGCAGTTGCGCAGTTTGGCAGCTCAATCCTCTTACGGCATGTCCAGAACCCGTTTTCCTTCTTAA
- a CDS encoding TlyA family RNA methyltransferase codes for MSLPKERIDVLLVEQGYYESREKAKAAIMAGLVYANNERIEKAGMKIPREAELKVKGSVHPYVGRGGLKLEKAIKHFGLNMNGLVMLDIGSSTGGFTDCALQHGASHVYAIDVGYNQLDWSLRNDDRVTVMERTNFRYVTPEDLIGPEPNFASIDVSFISLRIILPPLLALLKHPADIVALIKPQFEAGREKVGKSGVVRDPKVHKEVLETMLHFASELGLNLRGLTFSPITGGEGNIEFLAHWRLEEPDASQQEKDLASLDALAHQVAMEAAHTFTGNSS; via the coding sequence ATGTCACTCCCGAAAGAACGAATTGATGTTCTGCTGGTCGAGCAGGGTTATTATGAAAGTCGTGAGAAGGCAAAAGCGGCGATCATGGCTGGACTGGTGTATGCCAACAATGAACGAATTGAAAAGGCAGGCATGAAAATACCACGGGAAGCTGAACTAAAGGTTAAAGGCTCGGTTCATCCTTATGTGGGCCGGGGTGGATTGAAGCTTGAAAAAGCGATTAAACACTTCGGTCTTAATATGAACGGTTTGGTCATGCTTGATATTGGTTCGTCAACGGGTGGGTTCACGGATTGTGCATTACAACATGGTGCATCTCATGTATATGCCATTGATGTAGGATATAACCAGTTGGACTGGTCATTACGCAATGATGACCGGGTTACCGTTATGGAAAGAACCAATTTCCGTTATGTCACTCCTGAGGATTTAATTGGACCTGAGCCGAACTTTGCCAGCATCGATGTATCCTTCATATCGCTGCGCATTATACTGCCTCCCTTGCTTGCTCTTCTGAAGCACCCGGCAGATATTGTAGCTTTGATCAAGCCTCAATTCGAGGCAGGACGCGAGAAGGTAGGTAAGTCTGGTGTTGTTCGGGACCCAAAAGTACACAAGGAAGTGTTGGAAACCATGCTTCACTTTGCGAGTGAACTTGGTTTAAATCTTCGAGGCTTAACCTTCTCTCCCATTACGGGGGGAGAAGGCAATATCGAATTTCTCGCTCATTGGCGTCTGGAAGAACCGGATGCATCACAACAAGAGAAGGATCTGGCTTCACTCGATGCACTTGCCCATCAAGTTGCTATGGAAGCTGCTCATACTTTTACGGGAAACTCATCATAG
- the ahrC gene encoding transcriptional regulator AhrC/ArgR, with protein sequence MKGQRHIKIREIISQNEIETQDDLVEALRQAGFQVTQATVSRDIKELLLIKIPMDDGRYKYSLPTDQRYNPIQKLKRALVDNFLHIDHTNNLVVMKCLPGTANSIAALLDNIEWTEVMGTICGDDTILIICRTEDNSVTVIDRIMGYIS encoded by the coding sequence ATGAAAGGACAACGACACATTAAAATACGTGAAATTATTAGTCAAAATGAAATAGAAACCCAGGATGATCTGGTTGAAGCGCTGCGTCAAGCCGGTTTTCAGGTGACACAGGCCACGGTATCCCGTGATATTAAAGAATTGCTGCTGATCAAAATACCGATGGATGATGGGCGATATAAGTACTCACTGCCAACTGACCAGCGGTATAATCCGATTCAGAAGTTGAAACGGGCATTAGTGGATAACTTTCTTCATATTGACCATACCAACAATCTGGTTGTAATGAAGTGTCTTCCAGGAACGGCAAACTCCATTGCTGCACTGCTGGATAATATTGAATGGACAGAAGTTATGGGTACGATCTGTGGTGACGATACGATTCTCATCATCTGCCGTACTGAAGATAATAGCGTAACGGTTATCGATCGAATTATGGGTTACATTTCTTAA
- the recN gene encoding DNA repair protein RecN, whose amino-acid sequence MLVTLSIRNLAVVEEVDVVFHAGFHVLSGETGAGKSIIIDALGLIAGGRSSADLIRYGCDKAEMEALFEMEQGHPVWETLEKLGIQCEPEEHLVIRRELNTQGKSTSRINGQLVNLTMLREVGEKLINIHGQHEHQSLLRAESHLGLLDTYGAAVIGPVKSEYQERYSRFITAEKELRALQESSQRAYQLLDMYRFQLEEIAAAGLTSGEDELLGEERVKLSHSEKMMDSVAGAYDLLSGQRGLEAVSIALSRIEDISGYDSKGLQPIVEQLQSAFYQLEDATFQLRDYREKIEFNPGRLEEVEQRLNLISGLRRKYGDSVELILNYYEQISHETDQLENKDERLEKLRAERDKLLVLVMDSAEDLSRVRKQCAEELAAQVESELKDLQMERTTLRVQITPSEDPKGIEWNGRRLRLSRQGADNAEFLISPNPGEPLRPLGKIASGGELSRIMLAMKSIFARHDRIPVLIFDEVDTGVSGRAAQSIAEKLFRLSSTCQVFSITHLPQVACMADHQYLIEKHVVDGRTMTQVESLSNEGRVKELARMLGGVEITEKTLHHAQEMLNLAEAKKGGNERPA is encoded by the coding sequence ATGCTAGTTACATTATCGATTCGTAATCTGGCTGTTGTAGAAGAAGTGGATGTTGTATTTCATGCGGGGTTTCATGTGTTATCAGGGGAAACAGGTGCAGGTAAATCAATCATTATTGATGCGCTCGGTTTGATTGCAGGGGGGCGGAGTTCGGCCGATCTGATTCGTTATGGTTGTGACAAGGCCGAGATGGAAGCTCTTTTCGAGATGGAACAGGGTCACCCGGTGTGGGAAACACTGGAGAAGCTTGGTATCCAATGTGAACCAGAAGAACACCTCGTGATTAGACGGGAATTGAATACCCAAGGTAAGAGTACATCCCGCATCAATGGTCAGTTGGTCAATCTGACAATGCTGCGAGAAGTGGGAGAAAAACTGATTAATATTCATGGTCAGCATGAGCACCAAAGTTTGCTGCGTGCTGAAAGCCATCTGGGTTTATTGGATACCTACGGAGCAGCTGTTATTGGTCCGGTAAAATCGGAATATCAGGAACGGTATAGCCGGTTCATTACAGCTGAAAAAGAGCTGCGTGCCCTTCAGGAATCGAGTCAGCGCGCATATCAGCTGCTGGATATGTATCGTTTTCAACTGGAGGAAATTGCAGCAGCGGGTCTAACAAGTGGAGAAGATGAATTACTCGGTGAAGAAAGGGTCAAACTATCCCATAGCGAGAAAATGATGGACAGCGTTGCCGGTGCATATGATCTGCTGAGTGGCCAGCGTGGGCTCGAGGCAGTAAGCATTGCCCTCTCTCGCATTGAAGATATCTCTGGTTACGATAGCAAAGGACTACAGCCTATTGTGGAGCAATTGCAGTCCGCATTTTATCAATTGGAGGATGCTACATTTCAATTGAGGGATTACCGTGAAAAAATAGAGTTTAACCCCGGCAGACTGGAGGAGGTTGAGCAGCGCTTAAACTTGATCTCTGGTCTAAGACGGAAGTACGGGGATAGTGTTGAACTTATTCTGAATTATTATGAACAGATCAGCCATGAAACAGACCAGCTGGAAAACAAGGACGAGCGCCTGGAGAAACTGCGTGCAGAGCGAGACAAGCTGCTGGTTCTGGTAATGGATTCTGCAGAGGATCTGAGCCGTGTACGCAAGCAGTGTGCCGAGGAACTCGCCGCTCAGGTGGAGAGTGAGCTGAAGGATCTTCAAATGGAGCGCACAACGCTGCGTGTGCAAATAACGCCATCAGAAGATCCGAAGGGGATTGAATGGAACGGACGCAGGCTCCGTTTGAGTCGTCAGGGAGCGGATAATGCGGAGTTTCTCATCTCGCCGAATCCGGGCGAACCGTTGCGTCCACTGGGTAAAATTGCCTCGGGTGGTGAGCTGTCAAGAATAATGCTTGCCATGAAGAGTATTTTCGCCCGTCATGACCGAATCCCGGTACTAATTTTTGACGAGGTCGATACTGGGGTAAGCGGACGTGCGGCTCAATCTATTGCGGAGAAATTGTTCCGTTTATCCTCTACCTGCCAAGTATTTTCGATTACACACTTGCCACAAGTTGCCTGTATGGCAGATCACCAGTACCTCATTGAAAAACATGTCGTTGACGGACGTACAATGACGCAGGTGGAATCGCTGTCAAACGAGGGAAGGGTGAAGGAATTGGCACGTATGCTCGGCGGTGTTGAAATTACAGAAAAAACGCTGCATCATGCACAGGAAATGCTGAATTTGGCGGAAGCCAAAAAAGGAGGAAACGAGCGGCCGGCGTAA